The Stappia sp. genome window below encodes:
- a CDS encoding DUF2852 domain-containing protein, translating into MTSTTATSTSGLRPGWSPMTIGLMVLGFLVFWPLGLAMLAYILWGDRIQTIARDARQQWDCSAMKRNLNTGAFGDTGFGNTGNVAFDEYRARELKRLEEERARLDEMRNEFDSFLRELRRAKDQEEFDRFMADRGRAPSPHTPA; encoded by the coding sequence ATGACGTCCACCACCGCGACATCCACCTCCGGTCTGAGGCCCGGATGGTCGCCGATGACAATCGGCCTGATGGTGCTCGGGTTTCTGGTCTTCTGGCCGCTCGGGCTCGCCATGCTCGCCTACATCCTGTGGGGCGACCGGATCCAGACCATCGCGCGCGACGCGCGCCAGCAATGGGACTGCAGTGCCATGAAGCGCAATCTGAACACCGGCGCCTTTGGCGACACGGGCTTTGGCAACACGGGCAATGTGGCCTTCGACGAGTATCGCGCCCGGGAGCTGAAGCGCCTCGAGGAAGAGCGCGCCCGTCTCGACGAGATGCGCAACGAGTTCGACAGCTTCCTGCGCGAGCTGCGCCGGGCGAAGGACCAGGAAGAGTTCGACCGCTTCATGGCCGACCGGGGTCGCGCGCCGTCGCCGCACACGCCCGCCTGA